Sequence from the Notamacropus eugenii isolate mMacEug1 chromosome 6, mMacEug1.pri_v2, whole genome shotgun sequence genome:
tggtggtaCTGGGGGCAAGAAGGACTGGGattagagaaaagataatgagttctgtttgggacatactgagtttaagatgtctaatggacttccaatttgaaatgtctgaaaagcagttttggaaaagttttttttgttgtggcaaagaatcagaaattgagggtatgcccattaattggggaatggctggacaagctgcggtatatgaatggaatggaatactactgtgctataagaaatgacaagcaggaggatttcagaaaaacctgatctaagacaattccaaaagactcatagatggaaaatgctatccacatccagcaaaagaactatggagtctgaatgcagaccaaagcatactattttcacttcttttattctttctcgtggtttttgtcttttgtgttgattcctctttcacaacatgactaacatggaaatatgcctaatatgattgtacatgtacaactTGTATGAgactgcttgccatcttggggaggggaatgggaaaggagggagggagaaaaaaatttggaactcaaaatcttataaaagtgaatgccgaatagtatctttacatgtaattgagaaaataaaatactattaactgtttctttttaaaaaaaataaagcggGGTCCCAGGCCAGCTacctcttaattaaaaaaaaaaatgagatgagatAGCTTTAATTgaggaaataaatattgaaaaagacGCATCCTGAATCCTATCCTTTTCTCTATGCTATAAAATTAGTCTTCAGTAAAATAAagcaattttctttaaaaaaaatttaaacattttttaaagagaatcattagcatagagatgataattaaatccatgttagctgataagatcaccaagtgatatagtataaagagagaaaagaaaggggtcTAGGACAGGAGTCTAACCTACAGTTAGAGGATATGacctggaggaggatccagcaaaggacacAGAAGAGTGGTcagaaaggtagaaggaaaatcaggagagagtgatgccttgaaaacccagagagaagaaattatcaaggaggagagagtgatcaacataTCAAAGCCTGGAGAGGGGTCAAGGAGAATGACAattgaggggggaaaaaatcattggatttggcaactaagagatcatcaGTGCCTTTGGTGACAGCAGTTTCAGGGAAAGATACAGTGAGAAGCCAGACTATAAGGGGTTATCATAGGTAGGGTGATGGAGAAATGGGAAAATTTGTCAGAAGAAGAGCAGACCTGAACCTGGGGAGTTACAGCCAGGCAGCTGCTGTGTAGTCTTGTAGAACTATGTTTTCAGAAAGTCACTTGGGCTTCAGTGATCTCTCAGGACTTGAGAATGCGCAACAGAagaattcctaggagttttccctaATGACTTTGTGTCTCTTCTGAAATGTAACCCTTGAGGAGGCAGCCAGGGAAGGCTTGTGTGTCTGGTTTACCTCCCTCAGGTATCCACAGTGCCATGATTTTGTCTAAGTGGCTACTTTGCTGACTTTGGGACCAGAATGTACTAAAAAGCCTTCCTGAAAATGACCAGGATGCATCTCTGATATTAGTACTCTACCTTATCAAGTCTGCGAAAGGTCTAAGAGTCCCAGATATAGGAAATATACTTAAttcttctttgagtctcagtttgaAAAGCATAGGTAAAGAGAGCTATCAAAATTCTAGCTAAATAGTAGCTAAGTCCTGCAAAGAAAACTTGCTATATTAAACATAGGTAGACCATACATTTTTTGCCACTATTTTGCCCATACTAACACCAATCTCCGATGCAGTTTTATTTTACTGTACACAACCCTAGtaattatactttttttaaagttctgccACCAtggggctataaaaatgtgcatatcctttgacccagcaatacatctcgggctgtatcccaaagagatcataaaaatgggaaaaggacccatacgtacaaaaatatttatagcagctctttctgtggtggccaagaactggaaactcagGGGATGTACATCAACTGGGTAATCATTTCACATGCCAagatattaggaaaaaaaacagagCACTATTTGGAGGATCCATAAGAGAAATAACCAAGTTCCTCCCTAAAAGGGAGGCCCTTCAAGCACAAGTATTAAGTAAGAGATTAGAAACCGTAAAGTTTAACAAGGAGAATTACTTATCAACAACAATTTAAGGAAATGACCTATTTTCTTAGATTTTAAATGTCATTAAATGTTATTCTTACCATTTATAattagaaagaatcttagagaaatCATCTTTTTTCCACACCCTTAAGCTGtaggatgagaaaactaaagcctggagagtttaagtgatttacttaaTGGTAAATGGTTGAATAAAATGCAAAAGTGAGATTCAAATCCTGGACTTCCTGTGTCGAATCCTAAtactgtcatttttactatacCCCGTCTTCTCTTcacataataataattcataaaaGGTAACACTGTTTAGTCATATGATATTATCAATGTTGATGGGCAGTGCTAGATTATCTGATTTTTGAGGGCACAGTCAAGTGATGGTAAAAATAGATGTTAACTGCATGcagtagcagcagtggcagcCTTACTGTTTTGTCCTAGGTATTTTTTGGAAGACAAAAACTCAGCTTAATTCAAATAActggttaatttttaaaatagcctATTTAATTAAAACAACCTGTAACTGACTACAGTAGGTTTTTTTTCTGTAACTGActgcaggtttttttttaataactcacAATTTTACTTAATTCAACTTTTCTGTTTGTAATCAATTTTGTGTGCAGATATAGCCTTAATCTTTCTCAAAGAATTAAATTGTAAAACTCCTTTACTTAAGAGAATAAAATGTTGAAGGATttcaagaaatatgaaaatgaatttactttaaaagaaaataaatgaaagacttAAGGGtaatatacaataagaaaataaTCCCCCTTGCCAGTTACCAACCTCCTCtgtgaaaaggaaggggagggggaggagaaaaggaggaggaggaagcggTAAGGCTGCTAGATGCTTCATTTGGGGCCATTACTTCCCTTATTATCAGtttcaactcattttattttcattagcaCACCCAAAGTATGTAAATTAATACAGTAAAGGATCCCAAatgctttttggtttttcttaaaGCAGCCTTTGGGGAAGTCAAAAGTTATTGGTTTTCTTCTCatataaaggaagaagaaacgATGACTACtagagaagaaaagtaaaaaacgGTGAGTGTTCTATAGAAAACAGAGCTAAGAAAGAAAACATGTTGGTGGTTCAATAAAcaattgatcaataaacatttattaagaacctcctatgtgccagactctgtgctaaacactgggggatacacagaaaatataaaagacagGCTCTTCTCTAatggagctcacagtttaatgggggagatgataggCAAATAATTTTATACTAGTAagtatatgcaagataaattagagataatcaacagagaaagggcactagaattaaaaaggaaagggaaagatgatgTTCGTTTTAAAtgttagaaaatttttaaatgaaaatgactTATATGATTTACTTTCACTTTTCAGATCTCtaaatgtatttaattttccTGAAGGCACTAAGATGAATGCTAAATAGTACTGTTTTTTCTGTTAGCAAAGGCAACATTCAATTTGCAAaggaaacattcatttttttctcatttcttactcaGAAGGTCTTTCTTAAATACTACTCATTTTTTGTGGGCTAATGTTATGTATATACTGTATAATAGAATCTCatttatgaaggagaaaaaatacaTACAGGATGATGTCACGAGCAAAAAAATCCAACCTTTATTTCCAAGAGTATATGCTGAAAGAGGCAAAGAAGTAAAAAACAATCTTACAAGTACCTGATCTTGGACTCAGCATATAAAATTAACTGTTAAGCAAAAAGCCTAAAACTAGAAAAATGAAACTGTACTTCTTGACCCAGATTGCCTTATGAACAACTTATTTTAGAGCaagtaaaaaaaagcaacagaagAACTTCTTATCTTTTTACAGATTTGGGCAGATTGAAAAAGGATTACCTACAAATAACTTCAATGCACAGAAGGTAAGGAATATTTGACttcttatataatttttaataaaaaattaaaattttcaaagatacatatacatatatgttttaagTCTGCAATCTAAAAGTTGCTAATAAATAAGGCTCTTAAAATACACAGATTATAATTTActcataaaaattatatattttttcaataacATTAAAATGTATGGCAATCATAGTCTACGTTAatttgattattttcattttaaagaaaaaagatttttgttaaCTATTCTCTACTTATTGGTTTAAACTACAGTTTTTCATAATGCATAAAAAAATCTACAAACAAAGTCAGGTAAATTCTGAGAGTATGTACTTTAAAAGGACTCTAgttttgaaaatttaacaatgttCTATACTTAAAGCTATCAAGTGCCTTTTAAAATCCATTTCTATCCCTGTTCTTTTCTAATTCATCCTTTAACAGGACTGTAAGCTTACAAAGTTTTAGATAGTGTCCTTAATAATACAATGAAAAATTTGCTGATCtactcaacatttattaagtacatactttAAAAAGATAATGCAGACTTAAAGCTGGAACCTCCATCTAGGTTTCTAGACCTATCCACTTCTTTGGATAATCCTTTCCAAGGGTAATATGGACAGAGGACACCTGAGCAAAGACTGCCATCCTACTATCTCCTACATGACCCAGAAAAGCACTTCATTCTTTTTACCTCCAGTGATAATCACTTTATCACTTACtatggagttaagaagacctggcttcaaatacATCCCTAACAGTTGCtctcatatgtaaaacattttgcaaactttaaaatactataaaaatattgcagcagcaacagcagcagctatgtgatcatgagcaagtcacttaaactttcctcaaactcagtttcctcatttgaaaaatgggcataatactACCTGCATTATTACTATTTCACAAGGCTGTTGTAAAACTCAAGGGATAATTTATATCAAgagttctgcaaaccttaaagtgtgttATATTGTCTTGTCTCTTTAATACGTTcaatgtatacatacaaacacatatgtatatctccCATTCCACATTTTCTCTGATTGTATTTATTAATAAGTTTGCACTTCTTTATATAATGCAATGATTATAACTTGATGAAGAGGATGaagtagatgatgatgatgacgatgatgatgatgatgatgatgatgatgatggaggcagcatgggatagtggatagagaattagTGTTAGTAGGGCCTGGATTCAAGTACTACCTCTAAAACATACTGGATGAATGACCCTGGTGAAATCACTTAATCCTCTAGtacccaggcaactctctaaaggctaaaagctgcagagaaggtaccaatcTGCATTGACAGAGGGAGTTTCTCTACTAACAAAACCCACAAGCtcaactaaaatttttttttaagtcattttttttttaaattgagttcagGTTGAAATGGCTCTGGGACAACTCATTATCCTACTACCATTCTTTTATGTTTCACTGTTGAATAAGTACATAcaaaaactgcttttttttttgtaattaaagcATTAGGATGTAAGCTTATATTCTGTGCTCTCAAAGCAAGCACCTTCAGAACAAATTCTGGAAGAAAACAGGATCTCTCATCAAATAAATCCCTTGTTCTATTTCCAaatggttttgattttttctgtTATGTCtctttattttgaaagtttttcattCCGTGTAGTTTGGAGATTGAGCATTTGGAATGACATCTATTAAAAACATTCTTAAATTTTGTGGATCAATGATATGTTCAGGCAATTATAGGTTAACAGCTTTACCTGTGATGATGCTCTAGTTCCAGTTCAATTTAttgttgaattctcaaggatatttgACACCTATATTTGTAATACAGTAATTTATTATCTATTAAGGTTATGAAAGATTGCAAGATTCTGATACACAAATATAGCCACCAGGTCAGGTCTTGCTAGGTATTCAGCAGGTGCTAAATTTTTGTGACCTACAATGACACActgcacattttttaaaaatttctttgtgtAATCAAAAGTCTAAGATGCATAAATATAAGTCATCTGTAACATGCAGTGGCAAAGACCTGGTCTTGAGTTGCCCAAACTCCTCCACTTCTATTAACAAATCTGCAGGACTCAGCCATTTCTTTTATGCTTCTTTGTCAACATGGTGTTGGTTCAGTTAATGTGGATTTCCCTCACAGAGTCCTTTACATTCTCCTTTTGGGACTTCATCATTTCATAGACTCTAATCTGAACATAAACTCTTCTGTCATCCACAGCCATATATAAATTGACCCAAACCCACCTCTTCAGTCTTATTTCAGTACTACTTCGTTTTATGTACTCTATATTCCAGAAACTCTCAAGTCCTCTAGGTCTCATCCTACCCTCTCCTTTATTCATTCCTTATTGCACTACACAGAATGGCTTCTTCACCCAGGTCCATCTACTGATGTCAAGGTCCTTCCTTCTAGGTCCAAATCATGTGCTATCTCCTCTAACAAGCCTTCCCTCACTTTCCTCCATGAAAGCCCTGTCCCACCCTCCAGGTAAAAGTGATCCTTTACTCCTAAAATTTCTCATGGAAATTGGCTTGGATCTCTTCCTTTACACTTATCCTACTCTTTCCGTatcacatgcatgcacacatctTCGTATAGTTATACTGCAAGCTTCTTGACTGGAGAGTCTGCACAGAATTTGTCTCTAGCGCCCAGTTCTGTGACTCTGCACAGAACTCAATAAAAGAGCTTAATAGAAGTTTGCTGAATTGGAATGGAATTACTCAAGCCAAGACACAGTCAAAGGAACTTTTTATTTGTCTAAGGTCtggtatgttaaaaaaaagaaacaagaggcaaaataaataaaacagcaaaACAAGAAAAGTAATGTAAGCACTATAACTTCCTAAAAGATGATAATTACTCCCAAGtaaatgcaaattcaaataatcaAAGTATTTGGTTTGAAAAATGTCTTTCTTGTTATTAATTGATACATTGAGCAAAAGTAGTTCTTGTTCTGAATTTTTACCCTCTCAGGCTTTGTTGCTACCAGACTAGTTTCAAATAATGTTGAATTCTGGAGCCAggagaagacctaggtttaaatcttaCTCAAGCCCTTAAACAGTTTGGGAACTatacatcacttaacctctataaaTTAAAGCTTACACATATAAAACGAAAGGAATAATGTCTCCATTatttacctcatagggttgttaagatgaaaaatgagatTATAGTACgtaaaagctctttgtaaaccataaagagtcattattactatcattatcatTCAGTAGTAATTGGCATTTCAAGATTTTAGTCAGGCTATCACCTAGCAAggttaactgaaaaaaatccaGAGAACTATGCTCTAAAGCCTGAAATGAGAACTTACTGTTTAGGCACAGAATTCATCTTTCTGACCATCTTCTCAGACTCCATAAGCTTTGATGATACCTTTTCTAATTTGATTCAATAAGTATCCATTGAGCACCTGTATGATACATCAGTATGCTttggaggtaaaagaaaaatgacagatcTATATTCCTGTTCTCAAAAAATTTATAATCCTGTTAGAGTCTATGTAACATCATAGCAGTTAAAATAAGATCTGACACTTAAAATTTAATCTGGAGTTGGACTGAGGCAGGATCTTCTTAAATACCCATTCCCAAAAGTTTTCAGTATTCCTACAATAATCCAAAGTCTCTTGACCTTAGGAACCCTTTACAAGATactggttttttttccttaaccttgactaaatgaaacatttaaaggaaATAATACTAATGAAAGTCTTGACTAATGAATGTTTTCATAAGACTGAACTGTAAGCTGTTGTGGGTAACCACAGCTAAAAGTACTTTTGAAAGGACTGTTTCTAGCTCATTTGTGAATTTCTGTAAGTAGTTTTCATCCCTACTTTGATgtatactttattattatttagacATAGTCCAACCTAGATAATTTAGATATTATTACTTGGTAACTTGTGATCATTTGGATAGAGACTAGACTATGCCTAACTTGGACTAACAAATTCCTCTTTTTAACATTAGTAATtcatattaaaaatgtaaatgaagtttcaggagaaatatttaaaatactttgattTTCAACAAATGATCCTCAAACACTATTcatttacatagaattttaaaatcattccTATTTTTATATGAAGTCTTTGTTGCCAAAACAGTTAGCCTAATTTTACTTACTGAAtgtactttaaaataataaaaaactacATTATGAAAGACTCTCACATTCACTGTGTAATAATCCAACCTGATCTTCCTCTTAGTGCAATTAATTCGAATTATCAATCCTTGGTggaatattgtgtgtgtatatgtgtgtgtgtgtgtgtgtgtgtgtgtatttaagtaTATGAAGGAATCCaagatatacaaatacaaaagtctTTCCCCAATGGATatgtggccaaaggatatgagaagttctcaaaagaactgcaaactattaaTAACTATATCAAATGTTGCACTAAATCACTAAATGCACTAAATatgagaaaggcaaattaaagagatgcaaaaaggCAAACAAACTAAAAGAACTGTTTTGCCTTAGACCTAGAAAactggctaagatgacaaaagataggaataataaatgttgaaggggttgtggaaagacagtcaactaataaactgttggtggGGCTGTAAAAtcatccaaccactctggaaagcagtttaggattatgcttaaaaaaaaaaaaaagtgacttaaATATCCATACCTTTGACTCAGTCACTGCCTAGAATATATGGTGCCCCGTTGaagtcaatgataaaaaaaaggtCCAATtcacaccaaaatatttttagcaacatttttttttagtagCAAAGATCCAGAAACACAGTGATTGCccaatcatttggggaatggtaaAACAAATTGTGGGCTAATTAAAGTactggaatattactgtgctataagcaacaatgaatatgaaaagtCTAGAGATTCAtgtgaagacttatatgaactgatacaaagtgaagtgagcagtacaagaaaagcaaaataaacaatgacaataacaacaCACATGGAAAGAACAAATTCAACAAAAACAATCTCAACTGGAAAGCAATCCAGCAGAAATTAAGTATGGATAAACACTGACATCATACACTGAGGTCAGCTCCACATCGGTTGTTTGGCATATTGCtgtttatcattcatttttgaagaagaacatggaatcaggaatgtgatgacatgatttgcaagtgaattggatttaagtgagggagggtcgTGCAAAGTCAacagcttcacttttctcctccagagtcgtcGGAGTCCAGTAGTAaaatataaatcaggatgactggaaatgtcctgggatgcagtgggagaccctggtcttTTTAAACtatggtctttcccaggtctcagcttAGCTCAGACATAAAAGGTAACAACATAAGCAAATTATATTAgcaaggaagaaaatatcttttaagatctatggagaaggaaagaattcatgaccaaaggACAGGGGAACAccgaagaaaaaatggaaaatttttcttaactaaaatttaaaattttttgcataaaTCCCATGCAGTTAAAATCAGAACTTTGTAgcgtctgttttttttttctgacaaagatctcatttccaaGGTAAGTagggaactgatccaaatgtataaaaataagagccattccccataTACCacttggtcaaagaatataaataggcagtttttagaggaagaaatccaagccatTAAtagacatgaaaaaatgttctaaaccactaataattagagaaatgcaaattaaagcaactctaagTAAGATTCTGCTTCACTCGCATTAGATAGGCTAAACTGACCAAAAAGGTAAACAAATTAGACAAtaatgacaaaattttaaaagcaaacattGAACTCTGATGAATGCATTCACTAACTAcgatccaaaggactcatgggttaacattctctctctcttgagAGAGGTGAATTCAGGATTGGAAAATAATACTTATTTTTAAGACATGTTCAGTGTGCAAActtattttacttgactatgtttattacaaaaattttgatttatttttttctattgggACAAAGAGAAgggtgaggagaggaaaaaagtagatttttgttcatttaaaaaataaaattagatttctctttttttgtttcattccaatttaatattttattttccccaattacatataaaaacaatttttcaacatttgcttttaaaattgagttccaaattctctctctccttcccacctcctcccatcattgggaaggcaagcaatttgatataggttgtatagtcatgtaaaacatataaaatttgatctttaaaaaagaagagacatgagaatgcatttccctcttctatttgaaaaagaaagggtGTTTAGTACATAGTGAAGAACTCAGCTGACGTGTTAGTTCTGCAGAACTTTTTCTGTACTTATAAGGGAAACATACAGAGGAATGATGGTGATATgaaaaaaggtatcaataaatatttaagttttttaaaaagccaaaaaacTTTGCCTGTGCTTCACAATACCAAAATAAGTTCCAATCAGTTATGACGTATCTACAATAATCTCTTACAAAAATATCTTTATGATGCtctaaaattaacaaaaaattctCCCATGCTCACTAAGTGAATGATTTATATCAGGTTTGTAATtccatatagatatatttaatattttttttcatttctaggtATCATGTTCAACAAGAAATAAGATGGCTAcccaaaataatcaaaattattctgtTTCTACTAACTTACAACCAGAAGAATACAAGATTGCAGCACTGGTATTCTACAGCTGTATCTTCATAATTGGATTATTTGTTAATGTGACTGCTCTATGGGTCTTCAGTTGTAGCaccaaaaaaagaaccactgTAACTATCTATATGATGAATGTAGCATTCCTGGACATAGTTTTTGTATTGTGTTTACCCTTCCGAATGGTTTATTATGGAAAAGGTAAATGGATCTTTGGGGAGACTTTCTGCCACATTCTTGGAGCTCTCACAATGTTTTATCCAAGTATTGCTCTCTGGCTTCTTGCCTTTATTAGTGCTGATAGATACATGGCTATTTTGCAACCTAAACATACCAAAGAACTTAAGAACACAAGCAAAGCAATGCTAGCATGTGCTGGAATCTGGATAATGACTCTTGCAACCACTACCcctctattatttttaaatgaagatccAGATAAAGACACAAACCCTGCCAGCTGCCTGAAAATTTTTGACATAATCCACTTAAAGGCAATTAATATGCTGAACTTTGCTCGTTTGATAttgtttttcctgattcctcttttCATCATGATTGGATGTTATTCATGCATTATTAACAGTCTCCTTCGTGGCCAGACTTCTAAACTGAAACCAAAAGTCAAGGAAAAGTCCATAAGAATCATTATTACTCTCATCGTACAAGTGCTTGTCTGCTTTGTTCCCTTTCATATCTGTTTTGCTTTTCTAATGCTGCAACGTGAGGAAAACAGTTTTAATCCATGGAGCACCTTTACCACTTTCCTCATGAATCTCAGCACATGTCTGGATGTCATACTCTATTACATTGTTTCAAAACAGTTTCAAGCTCGAGTCATCAGTGTCATGCTCTATCGAAATTATCTTCGTAGTGTGCGCAGGAAGAGTTTTCGATCAGGAAGCTTACGATCACTAAGCAATATAAATAGTGAAATGATATGATTGGtcgtttttaaaaatcaagtattaAAGAATTTCGTTTCACTACTAACACTGTCAAAGCATACATACATTAAATATACTATAGAGTGACACTGTAATAATCCCTCCTCTTATAACATATCTGAGGAATGTTTTGTATTGATCTCATTataggataaagaaaaaaatatccttagctattttagtaattattatgttcattttccCATACCTAAAACCTTTATATGAATTCATGCAAAAAGACATGtgattttcctttaattttatatTCAGGCAGTTAGCAATCAAGTGGAGTCTCCCATCTAGTCCAGCCTGTGCTTGAGGATGAACCCTCctctaaaacatttttcacagatGGTCCGTCATTTTACTCTTTTTCTGAAGATCTCCAATTAGGAAAAACCAACTACTTCCCaaagcagcccatttcacttctgGATAACTCAacaggaaatttttccttttatgaagaCCAAATTTAACTCTGGGACCAAGAACAACCAGTTTATTTATTATCCCATGTTTGATGGTTGAGTCTGTCAAACACTTCATTTTAATGATGGGGAAGTGGTAAAGTGTCTGGCTGGGCTAATCAACTAACAGCTTTTCATCCAGCTAAATGGCTATATATAGAATTTTTCCATTAGGTAATCTGGAACTGAAGATTTCATTCAATACAATATCTAGAACAACTTACAATCCAAACAATGACTGGAAAGAATTCTGATAGCAGTGCTGTATCTTATCTCTGGTGTAATGGACAGAATACCGGACTTAGAGAGAAGAGACCTggtgcctcaattcctcatctgtaaatgaggactAGGAATAAATGTCCTCCACGGCCTCTTTCAGCTCTAGGCCTGGGTCCAGCTGTGCCACTGAGCCAAGTCCCCTGTTTGCTTTAAACCTCTCTTATTCATCAGTAATACTGTTGTGCTtctcagctgtgtctgactcttcctctcctcatgccaagttttcttggcaaagatgctagagtgttttgctattttctcctccagcttattttacagatgaagaaactgaggccaacagggttaaatgacttgcagggtcaaacagctaataaatgttgaggccagatttgaactcaggaagaggagtctttctgattccagacctgacACTCTCTCCCTAAACTACCTACCTGCCACCTAGCAGTAATATAGGGAtaacatggttgttgtgaggaaagcacttcataaactGTAAATGACTATTTAATGAAGGTCTGCTATTCTTATTCTGGCCCCTATTTCTATAAAGTATGATGAAGAATACAcctcaaagaagggagggagtatAAAAGCCATGATTATTTGAGTCCATTTTTACATAATCTTATAGGAAAAATGGTGGCAACAGGGCCTCCAATGTTTTGACCCGTATTTCATAAGACGTATGCTACAATTCAGAATAGTCAACTTTTGGGTCAcagttcctgaattcaaatcctggctccgtCACTGACTACCAAgagaaagtcatttcatctctctgtgcctcattttacttctctgtaacACAGGAAAGCT
This genomic interval carries:
- the GPR18 gene encoding N-arachidonyl glycine receptor, which encodes MATQNNQNYSVSTNLQPEEYKIAALVFYSCIFIIGLFVNVTALWVFSCSTKKRTTVTIYMMNVAFLDIVFVLCLPFRMVYYGKGKWIFGETFCHILGALTMFYPSIALWLLAFISADRYMAILQPKHTKELKNTSKAMLACAGIWIMTLATTTPLLFLNEDPDKDTNPASCLKIFDIIHLKAINMLNFARLILFFLIPLFIMIGCYSCIINSLLRGQTSKLKPKVKEKSIRIIITLIVQVLVCFVPFHICFAFLMLQREENSFNPWSTFTTFLMNLSTCLDVILYYIVSKQFQARVISVMLYRNYLRSVRRKSFRSGSLRSLSNINSEMI